In one Lycium barbarum isolate Lr01 chromosome 7, ASM1917538v2, whole genome shotgun sequence genomic region, the following are encoded:
- the LOC132601807 gene encoding 21 kDa seed protein-like gives MKIMLLLFSLAFLFSFTTSTNDAPNQLSSVVRDTDGRPLKSNTRYYIHSACWGEAGGGLLLADLGHQTQDRCPASVVQSFTDTYNGLDAYVKPKDPKQDKIQESSPVNIKFNPFDSSCADWTVLKVDSYPEPADKYTISTGAKLGNPLDENSWFQIKSLGGSAYKLVFCPHDEENCKDVGLVDQRGYRRLALTEDAWPFVFIKEASKYGKALSDE, from the coding sequence ATGAAGATCATGTTGCTCTTGTTTTCCCTAGCATTCCTTTTTAGCTTCACAACTTCCACAAATGATGCTCCAAACCAGCTATCGAGTGTTGTACGCGATACAGATGGTCGTCCCCTCAAGAGCAATACTAGGTACTACATTCATTCAGCTTGTTGGGGAGAAGCCGGCGGAGGTCTACTGCTTGCTGATCTTGGACATCAAACACAAGACCGTTGTCCCGCATCGGTGGTGCAATCCTTTACTGACACCTACAATGGTCTTGATGCCTACGTCAAGCCTAAAGATCCCAAACAAGACAAGATTCAGGAATCCTCCCCGGTAAACATCAAGTTCAATCCTTTTGATTCTTCATGTGCTGACTGGACTGTGTTGAAGGTCGACAGCTACCCTGAACCCGCGGATAAGTACACCATAAGCACAGGTGCAAAGTTGGGAAATCCCCTTGACGAGAACAGCTGGTTTCAGATTAAGTCTCTTGGTGGCTCGGCCTACAAGCTAGTCTTCTGTCCCCATGACGAGGAGAATTGCAAGGATGTTGGCCTCGTCGATCAACGTGGATATAGGCGTTTGGCTCTTACAGAGGATGCCTGGCCCTTTGTGTTCATAAAGGAGGCCAGTAAATATGGAAAGGCCCTTTCCGACGAATAA